Proteins encoded by one window of Flagellimonas lutaonensis:
- the aspS gene encoding aspartate--tRNA ligase produces the protein MYRSHTCGELRASHIDSEVTLCGWVQKVRDKGFVVWIDLRDRYGLTQLVFDEERSAAELLEKARSLGRETVIQAKGKVIERASKHPNLPTGDIELLVAELTLLNKALLPPFTIEDDTDGGEDIRMKYRYLDIRRNPIKNNLIFRHQVTMEVRKYLSDHGFIEVETPYLIKSTPEGARDFVVPSRMNEGQFYALPQSPQTFKQLLMVGGMDKYFQIVKCFRDEDLRADRQPEFTQIDCEMAFVEQEDVLNAFEGLTKHLLKEIKGVTIDRFPRMTYDEAMKRFGNDKPDIRFGMEFAELNEVAQHKDFNVFNSAELVVGIAVPGAASYSRKELDALIDWVRRPQIGAKGMVYVKCNDDGTFKSSVDKFYDQQDLAAWAKLTGASQGDLILVLSGNTKETRAQLSALRMEMAERLGLRKADEFAPLWVIDFPLLELDEETGRYHAMHHPFTSPKPGQLELLESDPGAVRANAYDLVLNGNEIGGGSIRIHDKETQQIMFRHLGFTPEEAKAQFGFLMEAFQYGAPPHGGIAFGLDRLVAILGGQETIRDFIAFPKNNSGRDVMIDAPAPIDEEQLKELHLKLDN, from the coding sequence ATGTACAGAAGCCATACCTGCGGTGAGCTGAGGGCATCGCACATCGATTCAGAAGTTACCCTATGTGGTTGGGTGCAAAAAGTACGCGATAAGGGTTTTGTTGTTTGGATAGATTTACGAGACCGTTATGGATTGACCCAATTGGTGTTCGATGAAGAACGGTCTGCTGCTGAACTGTTGGAAAAAGCCCGATCCCTAGGTCGTGAAACCGTTATACAAGCGAAGGGAAAAGTTATAGAGAGGGCCTCAAAACACCCCAATCTGCCCACTGGCGACATCGAATTGTTGGTCGCTGAGCTGACACTTCTGAACAAAGCGCTCTTACCCCCATTTACCATTGAGGATGATACCGATGGTGGTGAAGACATCCGTATGAAGTACCGTTATCTCGACATCAGGAGAAATCCCATAAAGAACAATCTTATCTTTCGTCATCAGGTGACCATGGAGGTTCGAAAATATCTCTCCGACCACGGGTTTATAGAGGTTGAAACACCCTATCTAATCAAATCGACCCCAGAGGGCGCACGTGATTTTGTGGTGCCGAGCCGTATGAACGAAGGCCAATTTTATGCCCTTCCACAATCGCCTCAGACCTTCAAACAACTATTGATGGTAGGGGGCATGGACAAATACTTCCAAATTGTAAAATGCTTTCGGGATGAAGACCTTAGGGCCGACAGGCAGCCCGAGTTCACCCAAATCGATTGCGAAATGGCCTTTGTGGAACAAGAAGACGTATTGAACGCCTTCGAGGGGCTTACGAAGCACCTTCTCAAAGAAATAAAGGGCGTGACTATTGATAGGTTTCCACGAATGACCTATGATGAGGCCATGAAAAGGTTTGGCAACGACAAGCCCGACATCCGTTTCGGAATGGAATTTGCCGAACTGAACGAAGTTGCTCAGCACAAAGATTTCAATGTGTTCAACTCGGCCGAATTGGTGGTGGGCATCGCCGTACCGGGCGCCGCTTCGTACTCAAGAAAAGAATTGGATGCATTGATAGATTGGGTAAGACGCCCACAGATCGGGGCCAAGGGAATGGTCTATGTAAAATGTAATGACGATGGCACCTTTAAATCATCGGTCGATAAATTCTACGACCAACAAGATTTGGCCGCTTGGGCCAAGCTGACAGGGGCCTCGCAAGGCGACCTGATTTTGGTGCTATCGGGCAATACCAAAGAGACCAGGGCCCAGCTGAGTGCCCTACGCATGGAGATGGCCGAGCGGTTAGGACTTCGAAAGGCTGATGAGTTCGCACCCCTTTGGGTCATCGACTTTCCGTTGCTGGAGCTCGATGAGGAAACAGGGCGCTACCATGCCATGCACCACCCCTTTACCTCGCCAAAACCCGGACAATTGGAATTGTTGGAATCTGATCCGGGCGCCGTTCGTGCCAATGCATACGATTTGGTGCTCAACGGAAACGAAATCGGTGGGGGCTCCATCCGGATTCACGATAAGGAAACCCAACAGATCATGTTCAGGCATCTGGGTTTTACGCCTGAGGAAGCAAAGGCGCAATTTGGCTTTTTGATGGAGGCCTTTCAATACGGTGCCCCACCGCATGGCGGTATCGCTTTCGGCCTAGATCGGTTGGTGGCCATTTTGGGCGGGCAAGAGACCATTCGCGATTTTATTGCATTTCCTAAGAACAATAGTGGGCGCGATGTAATGATCGATGCACCTGCACCAATCGACGAAGAACAGCTTAAAGAGCTGCATTTGAAGTTGGACAATTGA
- a CDS encoding chloride channel protein: MPQKKKSLLTRFLKWRYKNISSKTFVQLLSVVVGLLAGLAAVTLKNLTYFIESLLEQGIIFSENQLYFILPMIGLTLVYLYVKYVHKEKLDHAISHILLALSKKRGLISPKQIYTPLITAPLTVGFGGSVGLLGPAVASGSALSCSLSRLMHIDAKTRSLLIACASAGAIASIFQSPIAAIIFAVEVFSLDLTMLSVLPLLLASISGVLTSYFFLGNEVLFNFSLSEGFDLNDTLFYLILGVGTGMASIYFTKMYFGILKLFKLLRSPKYKLLVGGIAIGVMLYFIPPLYGEGFGFINNLLDGEHLKALGNTPFDEYTENIWVVIALLFGITIFKAIAMTTTFAAGGAGGIFIPTMVMGSALGNVVAKVINNVGFGSQVSESNFTLIGMAGLISGVIHAPLTAIFLIAEITGGYQLFVPLMITASISYLITRNTLDYTIYTKELAEKGALLTHNKDQAVLTLMDLDEVIEKNFKSVMPEMTLREMLHKAVAKSSRNLFPVLDESEKLVGIVLLDDIREFMFNAELYDTVKVKNLMNTPPEKIFYEQDSMKEVMQKFQDSGAWNLPVVKDGKYLGFVSKSKLLTAYRRELINYTKDV; the protein is encoded by the coding sequence ATGCCACAAAAAAAGAAATCGTTGCTCACTCGTTTTCTCAAATGGAGGTATAAGAATATCTCTAGCAAAACTTTTGTTCAGTTGTTGAGTGTGGTCGTGGGGCTCTTGGCAGGTTTGGCCGCTGTTACCTTAAAAAACCTGACATACTTTATTGAATCGTTGCTTGAACAAGGCATCATCTTTTCTGAAAATCAGCTCTATTTTATTTTACCGATGATTGGTCTGACCTTGGTCTACCTGTATGTAAAATATGTGCACAAAGAAAAACTCGACCATGCCATTTCGCACATTTTGTTAGCGCTTTCAAAAAAACGTGGCCTTATATCGCCCAAACAGATATACACCCCTTTGATAACCGCACCACTGACCGTAGGGTTCGGAGGTTCGGTGGGTTTACTGGGCCCTGCAGTGGCATCAGGTTCTGCATTGAGTTGTTCCCTGAGCCGGCTGATGCATATCGATGCCAAGACCCGCTCATTGTTGATTGCCTGTGCTTCGGCCGGGGCCATCGCCTCCATTTTTCAATCACCCATTGCAGCGATCATATTTGCGGTAGAGGTGTTCAGCCTTGACCTTACCATGCTTTCGGTACTTCCATTATTATTGGCCTCCATTTCGGGGGTTTTGACCTCTTATTTCTTTTTAGGGAACGAGGTGCTCTTCAATTTCTCCCTTTCGGAAGGATTTGACCTTAATGATACTCTTTTCTATCTGATACTGGGTGTCGGTACCGGAATGGCATCCATCTACTTTACCAAAATGTATTTTGGCATTTTAAAACTGTTCAAGCTGCTCCGCAGTCCGAAGTACAAACTGCTGGTCGGGGGCATTGCCATCGGGGTCATGCTCTATTTTATTCCCCCACTTTATGGTGAAGGTTTTGGTTTCATAAACAACTTATTGGATGGTGAACACTTAAAGGCGCTTGGCAATACCCCTTTTGATGAGTACACTGAAAACATTTGGGTGGTGATCGCCCTACTTTTTGGCATTACCATATTTAAGGCCATTGCCATGACCACGACCTTTGCGGCCGGAGGGGCTGGCGGCATTTTCATTCCCACAATGGTCATGGGCAGTGCCCTGGGAAATGTGGTGGCCAAGGTCATCAACAACGTGGGTTTTGGCTCTCAGGTCTCTGAATCGAACTTTACCCTAATCGGTATGGCCGGATTGATCTCTGGGGTAATACACGCCCCTTTGACCGCCATTTTCTTGATTGCCGAAATCACGGGAGGGTATCAATTGTTCGTTCCCTTGATGATAACCGCCTCTATTTCGTACCTTATAACCAGAAACACACTCGATTACACCATTTACACCAAAGAGCTGGCCGAAAAGGGCGCGTTGCTGACCCACAACAAGGATCAAGCGGTGCTGACCCTGATGGACCTTGATGAGGTAATAGAAAAGAATTTCAAGTCCGTAATGCCTGAAATGACCTTGCGCGAAATGTTGCACAAGGCGGTGGCAAAATCATCGAGAAACCTTTTTCCGGTGCTGGATGAAAGTGAAAAATTGGTGGGCATCGTACTGCTTGATGACATTCGCGAGTTTATGTTCAATGCAGAACTTTACGATACGGTGAAAGTGAAAAATTTGATGAACACGCCGCCTGAAAAAATCTTTTATGAACAAGATAGCATGAAAGAGGTCATGCAAAAATTCCAAGATAGCGGTGCATGGAACCTGCCCGTTGTAAAAGATGGCAAATACCTAGGTTTTGTGTCGAAATCAAAACTTTTAACAGCCTATCGCAGAGAACTTATCAATTATACCAAAGACGTATGA
- a CDS encoding cold-shock protein: MTGTVKFFNGSKGYGFITNDETGKDIFVHATSLNGVELNEGDKVEYQEEEGRKGMVAAQVQVIG, translated from the coding sequence ATGACCGGAACAGTTAAATTTTTCAATGGATCCAAAGGTTACGGATTCATTACCAATGATGAAACGGGCAAAGATATCTTTGTTCACGCCACCTCCTTGAACGGGGTTGAACTCAACGAAGGAGACAAAGTAGAATACCAAGAAGAAGAAGGAAGAAAAGGAATGGTTGCCGCACAAGTGCAGGTAATCGGATAA
- a CDS encoding nucleoside deaminase yields MINPFDDAYFMRKALQEAEAAYQSGEVPVGAVVVVNNRIIGRAHNLTEKLHDVTAHAEMQAITAASNFLGGKYLHGCTLYVTLEPCQMCAGALYWSQISKVVYGAADLERGFNVMGTSLHPKTEVVGGVLQDEAADMLKRFFIQKRNLN; encoded by the coding sequence TTGATCAATCCGTTCGATGATGCATACTTCATGAGGAAGGCCCTGCAAGAGGCTGAAGCCGCCTACCAAAGCGGTGAGGTTCCTGTGGGGGCCGTGGTGGTGGTCAACAATCGAATTATCGGCCGTGCGCACAACCTGACCGAAAAACTGCATGACGTAACCGCCCATGCCGAAATGCAGGCCATTACGGCGGCCTCTAATTTTTTGGGAGGAAAATATCTTCATGGCTGTACCCTGTACGTGACTTTGGAGCCTTGTCAAATGTGTGCGGGGGCACTTTATTGGAGCCAGATTTCAAAAGTGGTGTATGGTGCCGCCGACCTAGAGCGGGGCTTTAACGTTATGGGCACCTCATTGCACCCCAAAACAGAGGTGGTCGGCGGGGTGCTGCAAGATGAGGCCGCCGATATGTTGAAACGGTTCTTTATACAAAAGAGAAACTTGAACTAG
- a CDS encoding carboxypeptidase-like regulatory domain-containing protein produces the protein MKKIVFVLAMFSAIVLVAQEKGSISGKILDVEVNGEPLPFASVSLKNTLFKTQTNLHGNFELAGITPGTYTLVVRFLGYETVQLPIEVQKNQVIRISKGLRAKTYDSTNQTLLTFEQSMDIPTIPEGS, from the coding sequence ATGAAAAAGATTGTGTTTGTACTTGCCATGTTTTCTGCCATAGTCTTGGTAGCCCAAGAAAAAGGGTCTATTTCAGGTAAGATTCTCGATGTAGAGGTAAACGGTGAACCATTGCCATTTGCCAGCGTAAGCCTTAAGAATACCCTCTTCAAAACCCAGACAAACTTACATGGTAATTTTGAGTTGGCCGGCATAACCCCAGGAACCTACACCTTGGTAGTCAGGTTTTTGGGGTATGAAACCGTTCAATTACCAATTGAAGTACAAAAAAACCAAGTAATCAGAATCAGCAAAGGCCTTAGAGCCAAAACCTATGACTCTACAAACCAAACCTTGCTGACTTTCGAGCAAAGTATGGATATA
- the dgt gene encoding dGTP triphosphohydrolase — protein sequence MEWERLLSLKRQGDGHKRLRSEQDETRLGFEVDYDRIIFSSAFRGLQDKTQVMPLPVTASARKAFVHTRLTHSLEVSVVGRSLGRIAGQQILNKYPSLKEVHGHRFNDFGAIVAAASLAHDIGNPPFGHSGEKAIGAYFESGPGQRYKAELTEKEYQDLLDFEGNANGFKLLTESRQGVPGGLRLSYATLGAFMKYPKESLPKKPTKHIADKKFGFFQSEKTFFEEVAHELGLKRKADNPEIGFHRHPLAYLVEAADDICYTIIDFEDGINLGLISEEYALEYLIKLVKDQINTKKYNQMPYMSDRLSYLRALSINTLISDAIRIFVNNEEAILEGDFDTSLMEKSRFKPQMDDIIQLSVEKVYRSQDVIEKELAGYRIIADLLEIFITALVHHKDNRASNYDRLILQSVPPLGRFKQATLYQLLMGASCFVASLSDTEAVHLHNKMTGRQV from the coding sequence ATGGAATGGGAAAGGCTTTTATCGCTAAAAAGGCAAGGTGACGGCCATAAACGCTTGCGAAGTGAGCAAGATGAGACCCGTTTGGGCTTTGAGGTGGATTACGACCGCATCATTTTCTCTTCTGCCTTTCGGGGCCTGCAAGACAAGACCCAGGTGATGCCCTTGCCAGTCACGGCAAGTGCCCGAAAGGCCTTTGTGCACACCCGGTTGACCCACAGTCTCGAAGTTTCGGTGGTGGGTCGTAGCCTTGGCCGTATCGCTGGCCAACAAATACTGAACAAGTACCCTTCACTAAAAGAAGTGCACGGCCATCGTTTCAACGATTTCGGGGCCATTGTGGCGGCTGCGTCATTGGCACACGATATAGGAAACCCACCATTTGGCCATAGCGGGGAGAAAGCCATTGGGGCTTATTTTGAATCGGGCCCTGGACAGCGGTACAAAGCAGAGCTCACCGAAAAAGAATACCAAGACCTGCTCGATTTCGAGGGCAACGCCAATGGCTTTAAATTGTTGACCGAGTCAAGACAGGGCGTGCCCGGGGGGCTACGGTTGAGCTATGCAACCTTAGGGGCCTTTATGAAGTATCCGAAAGAATCGTTGCCCAAGAAGCCAACCAAGCATATCGCTGATAAGAAGTTCGGGTTTTTTCAATCAGAGAAGACCTTTTTCGAAGAAGTGGCCCACGAACTTGGCCTGAAAAGAAAGGCAGATAACCCAGAAATAGGTTTCCACAGGCATCCGTTGGCCTATCTGGTCGAAGCGGCCGACGACATTTGTTACACGATCATTGATTTTGAGGATGGAATCAACCTAGGGCTCATATCAGAAGAATATGCCCTTGAGTATTTGATCAAACTGGTAAAAGACCAGATCAACACCAAGAAATACAATCAGATGCCCTACATGAGCGATCGGCTCAGTTATTTAAGGGCCCTATCGATCAATACATTGATTTCAGATGCCATTCGCATCTTTGTCAATAATGAGGAAGCCATCTTGGAAGGGGATTTCGATACCTCTTTGATGGAAAAAAGCCGGTTTAAGCCCCAAATGGACGATATCATCCAATTGAGCGTTGAAAAGGTTTATCGGTCGCAAGATGTAATTGAGAAAGAATTGGCGGGTTACCGGATCATAGCCGATCTACTTGAAATCTTTATCACGGCCTTGGTACATCATAAAGACAATAGGGCGAGCAACTATGACCGTCTGATCTTGCAGTCAGTGCCGCCTTTGGGCAGGTTCAAACAAGCTACACTATACCAATTGCTGATGGGTGCCAGTTGTTTTGTGGCCAGTCTATCAGATACCGAGGCGGTTCACCTGCATAATAAGATGACAGGCAGGCAGGTCTAA
- a CDS encoding DUF3078 domain-containing protein has product MNTKKIFFLFFLIAFSVCGQDSISQQTVDSLDWDVTVIRMPQKQINIIPRGVRRISPRISFNKVKALKEKPKKFVPPLFWKQENLLNINLNEVAFVNWNAGGNNSVTALGNLTFTRNYKYRYITWDNELRFRYGINVQEGRSVQKTDDLIRLSSTFGFRRDTLTNWFYSVKTKFNTQFTNGYKYPDTSTPISRFMAPGYFFFGAGTTYAPDTKKFNLYISPLTYKATFVLDEDLSNQGAFGVEKGKNVFAELGFLITNTWEDEIFKNIFINHRLNLYTDYLKSFGNVDVDWELNFKLKVNEYINADIGTHIIYDDDIKFDEQLADDGTVVDPGVPKVQFKQLLGIGLSFAF; this is encoded by the coding sequence ATGAACACTAAGAAAATCTTTTTTCTCTTCTTTCTTATTGCCTTTTCCGTATGTGGCCAAGACTCGATCTCACAGCAGACTGTAGACAGTCTCGACTGGGATGTGACCGTGATTAGAATGCCACAAAAGCAAATCAACATCATTCCCAGGGGCGTACGTCGAATCAGTCCCAGAATATCGTTCAACAAAGTCAAGGCACTGAAAGAAAAGCCCAAGAAATTTGTACCGCCTTTGTTCTGGAAACAAGAAAACCTTTTGAACATCAACCTGAACGAAGTGGCCTTTGTAAACTGGAATGCCGGTGGCAACAATTCTGTAACCGCCTTGGGCAACCTTACCTTTACACGCAATTATAAATATCGCTATATCACCTGGGACAATGAACTGCGCTTCAGGTATGGGATCAATGTGCAAGAAGGTAGGTCTGTGCAGAAAACCGATGATCTCATTCGATTGTCATCAACCTTTGGCTTTAGAAGGGATACGCTCACCAACTGGTTCTATTCGGTCAAGACAAAGTTCAATACCCAGTTTACCAACGGTTATAAATATCCCGACACCTCAACACCCATATCAAGGTTCATGGCCCCTGGGTACTTCTTTTTTGGTGCGGGTACCACCTATGCGCCCGACACAAAAAAATTCAACCTATACATTTCGCCACTTACCTATAAGGCCACCTTCGTTTTGGATGAGGACCTTTCAAACCAAGGGGCCTTCGGGGTAGAAAAGGGCAAAAATGTCTTTGCCGAGCTAGGATTTCTGATCACCAACACATGGGAAGACGAGATTTTCAAGAACATATTTATCAACCATCGCCTGAACCTCTATACCGATTATTTAAAGAGTTTTGGCAATGTCGATGTCGATTGGGAATTGAACTTTAAGCTGAAGGTGAACGAATACATAAATGCTGATATCGGCACGCACATCATCTACGATGATGATATCAAGTTCGATGAACAATTGGCTGATGACGGAACCGTTGTTGATCCCGGTGTGCCCAAGGTACAGTTCAAACAGTTGTTGGGCATAGGGCTGTCGTTTGCATTTTAG
- a CDS encoding toxin-antitoxin system YwqK family antitoxin — translation MKKTLLFLAFVFSICIYAQDNKPTFEKVGDMVKATYYHNNGEIAQTGYYKDGKLHGEWEMFDEKGQKVAVGTYDMGKRAGKWLFWEGKMLKEVDFTDNRIASVVQLKDSEGVVIKQ, via the coding sequence ATGAAGAAAACATTATTATTTCTAGCTTTTGTGTTTTCAATCTGTATATATGCTCAAGATAACAAGCCTACCTTTGAAAAGGTGGGAGACATGGTAAAAGCTACTTATTACCACAATAATGGTGAAATTGCGCAAACTGGGTATTATAAAGATGGAAAACTGCATGGCGAATGGGAAATGTTTGATGAAAAAGGCCAAAAGGTTGCGGTCGGCACATACGATATGGGCAAGCGAGCCGGCAAATGGTTGTTCTGGGAAGGCAAAATGCTCAAAGAAGTAGACTTTACAGATAACAGGATTGCCAGTGTGGTTCAGCTCAAAGACTCAGAAGGGGTGGTCATAAAACAGTGA
- a CDS encoding 1-deoxy-D-xylulose-5-phosphate synthase — MYDEYGIFAFSFHLKKILDHIETPAELRRLSVDQLAQLAKELRGFIINIVSTKEGHLGASLGVVELTIALHYVFDTPSDLLIWDVGHQAYGHKILTGRKKIFDTNRQLGGISGFPKRDESEYDAFGTGHSSTSISAVLGMAIASKLQGDENKNHIAVIGDASIASGMAFEALNHLGETNANVLIVLNDNAIGIDPSVGALKKYLTNVKAGTAKEENLFECLNLDYSGPVDGHDIKALVFELERLKKIKGPRLLHVITTKGKGLKKAEEDQVAYHAPGKFDAKTGIRQQKEAVQEPIKFQDVFGHTIIELAKKNGKIVGITPAMPTGSSLKYMMQEMPERAFDVGIAEQHAVTLAAGMAAQGLVPFCNIYSTFLQRAYDQVIHDVALQKLPVIFCLDRAGIVGQDGPTHHGVFDMAYLRCIPNLVLFSPMDEVELRNIMYTAQQGLDLPIAIRYPRGRGAVFNWRQPFKTIELGTARELRRGNRLAILSIGPIGNVVKKAIEASSHPEEVGHYDMRFAKPLDTKTLDHVFTHYQYVATIEDGCKKGGFGSAVLEYANQKSVQKPIEIMGIGDSFMEHGTIEELHRLAGIDFDAILNFIEQPTRK, encoded by the coding sequence ATGTATGACGAATATGGTATTTTTGCATTTTCCTTCCATTTGAAAAAAATATTGGACCACATAGAAACCCCTGCAGAACTGCGAAGGCTTTCAGTTGACCAACTTGCTCAACTGGCAAAAGAGCTGCGTGGATTCATCATCAACATCGTATCGACAAAAGAGGGCCATCTGGGGGCAAGCCTCGGTGTGGTCGAACTCACCATAGCCCTTCACTATGTCTTTGACACCCCTAGTGATTTACTGATCTGGGATGTAGGCCACCAAGCCTATGGACACAAAATATTGACGGGCAGAAAAAAGATTTTCGACACCAATCGCCAACTGGGGGGCATTAGTGGTTTCCCAAAAAGGGATGAAAGCGAGTATGACGCCTTTGGCACTGGCCACAGCTCTACCTCTATCTCTGCCGTATTGGGCATGGCCATCGCATCAAAGTTGCAAGGTGATGAAAACAAAAACCACATTGCCGTTATAGGGGATGCCTCCATCGCCAGTGGCATGGCCTTTGAGGCCTTGAACCATTTGGGCGAGACCAATGCGAACGTGTTGATCGTTCTCAACGACAATGCCATTGGCATTGACCCCAGTGTGGGTGCGCTCAAAAAATATCTTACCAATGTAAAGGCAGGCACCGCGAAAGAAGAGAACCTATTCGAATGTCTCAACCTCGATTACTCTGGCCCCGTTGACGGACATGACATAAAAGCTCTGGTCTTTGAACTGGAACGGCTAAAAAAAATAAAAGGCCCCCGGTTGTTGCACGTGATTACCACCAAGGGCAAAGGGCTTAAAAAGGCCGAGGAAGATCAAGTGGCATATCATGCCCCAGGAAAATTTGATGCAAAAACTGGAATTCGACAACAAAAAGAAGCGGTACAAGAACCCATAAAATTTCAAGATGTCTTCGGCCATACCATAATTGAACTGGCAAAAAAGAACGGGAAAATCGTGGGCATTACGCCCGCCATGCCCACTGGCAGCTCTTTAAAATACATGATGCAAGAAATGCCCGAAAGGGCTTTTGATGTGGGCATTGCCGAACAACATGCCGTAACACTGGCCGCTGGTATGGCCGCCCAAGGCCTTGTGCCTTTTTGCAATATCTACTCGACCTTCTTACAGCGGGCCTATGACCAGGTAATTCATGATGTGGCATTACAAAAACTGCCGGTCATCTTTTGTTTGGACCGTGCCGGAATTGTGGGCCAAGACGGCCCCACCCACCATGGTGTGTTTGACATGGCCTATTTAAGGTGCATCCCAAACTTGGTGTTATTTTCCCCAATGGATGAAGTGGAATTGCGAAATATCATGTATACCGCGCAGCAAGGTCTCGATTTGCCGATTGCCATTCGATATCCCCGTGGAAGGGGTGCTGTGTTCAACTGGAGACAACCCTTCAAGACCATCGAATTGGGTACCGCTAGAGAACTCAGAAGGGGCAACAGGCTGGCCATTCTCTCTATTGGCCCCATAGGCAACGTGGTCAAAAAGGCCATTGAGGCATCTTCGCATCCCGAAGAAGTTGGGCATTACGACATGCGTTTTGCCAAACCCCTTGACACCAAAACCCTCGACCACGTATTTACCCACTATCAATATGTGGCAACTATTGAAGATGGTTGTAAAAAAGGTGGTTTCGGCAGTGCCGTTCTAGAATATGCCAATCAAAAGAGCGTGCAAAAACCGATTGAGATAATGGGCATTGGAGATTCTTTTATGGAACACGGCACAATAGAGGAACTGCACAGGTTGGCTGGCATAGATTTTGATGCAATCTTGAATTTTATAGAACAACCAACCCGAAAATGA